From Camelina sativa cultivar DH55 chromosome 7, Cs, whole genome shotgun sequence, one genomic window encodes:
- the LOC104701672 gene encoding uncharacterized protein LOC104701672 — MAALAPGILQKLIDGMKTGIKPTREHRSSMLQVTDIVPIGLDEKSLEPKQGFLIKVSDSSNSIYVSLPSDQDDAVLSNKLQLGQFIYVDRLEPGSPVPVIKGAKPIPGRHPLLGTPEPLMMGLKGKAEQETVSKPRRGSWGQNVDVSSPFVVKPMPLDFEHSTPAKRSASARFAASPIRRGRGVRCSFGGGVLGRMEGGENPATAMLRKSCAVPSASKFPRSRSVCDRETKTNNNTSASLLISPFKFSLESQEDVVVPLSTSKRSTSLRQEMIKPEKDTNLLGRLNTLSKEATQLRETAQKIALQALREATATETVVRHIKTFANLSKSAKAESPSACFEKFMQFHQEMAQTVTEITSIEAENKSQNNKNTRTETQKPREEESCSILHEIAYNSIDQEKRRSKRRIILKQQSEGSLRSNDENKNPACGGIGNTIRLAKEIEDEAANWFMDFIEMALEKGMKKSKGPDDDADVKKVPPSLILSVLNWIEVAQSDSNNNNKRRACHPKASKITRKLRIKLKNP; from the exons ATGGCAGCTTTAGCACCTGGAATCCTTCAAAAACTAATCGACGGTATGAAAACAGGAATCAAACCAACCAGAGAGCACCGGAGCTCTATGTTACAAGTCACGGATATCGTCCCCATCGGTCTCGACGAGAAGTCACTGGAGCCTAAACAAGGGTTTCTCATCAAAGTCTCTGATTCCTCTAACTCGATCTACGTCTCTCTTCCTTCGGACCAAGACGACGCTGTTCTCAGCAACAAGCTCCAGCTTGGTCAGTTTATCTACGTTGATCGCCTCGAACCTGGATCCCCTGTTCCTGTTATAAAAGGCGCTAAGCCAATCCCTGGTCGACACCCGTTGCTCGGGACGCCGGAGCCGTTGATGATGGGTTTGAAAGGAAAAGCCGAACAAGAGACTGTGTCGAAGCCGAGAAGAGGGTCTTGGGGACAAAACGTCGACGTTTCGTCTCCGTTCGTTGTGAAACCAATGCCATTGGATTTTGAACATTCCACGCCGGCGAAGAGGTCTGCTTCAGCTAGATTCGCGGCGTCTCCGATCAGAAGAGGACGCGGAGTGAGATGCTCTTTCGGCGGAGGGGTTTTAGGGAGAATGGAAGGTGGTGAGAATCCGGCGACGGCGATGCTGAGGAAGAGTTGTGCTGTTCCGTCGGCTTCGAAGTTTCCGAGAAGTAGAAGTGTTTGTGATAGAGAGACCAAAACGAATAATAATACATCAGCTTCTCTTCTTATTAGTCCTTTCAAATTCTCTTTAG AGTCTCAAGAAGATGTTGTTGTTCCCTTGTCCACCTCGAAGAGGTCGACTTCCTTAAGACAGGAAATGATTAAACCTGAGAAAGACACTAATCTGCTAGGAAGGCTCAACACACTCAGCAAG GAAGCAACTCAGCTTCGGGAGACAGCTCAGAAGATTGCACTTCAGGCATTGCGCGAGGCTACAGCTACGGAAACAGTTGTCCGTCATATCAA GACGTTTGCTAATCTGAGCAAATCAGCCAAAGCTGAATCCCCCTCTGCGTGCTTTGAGAAATTCATGCAGTTTCACCAGGAGATGGCACAAACTGTAACCGAAATCACATCCATTGAAGCAGAGAACAAGTCacagaacaacaaaaacacaagaaccGAGACTCAGaaaccaagagaagaagagtcttGTTCAATCCTGCATGAAATAGCGTATAATTCAATCGATCAGGAGAAAAGGAGATCAAAGAGGCGGATTATTCTGAAGCAGCAGAGTGAAGGGTCATTAAGATCAAATGATGAGAACAAGAACCCAGCTTGTGGAGGGATAGGCAACACGATCAGGTTGGCAAAGGAGATTGAGGACGAAGCTGCAAACTGGTTCATGGACTTCATCGAAATGGCTCTGGAGAAAGGTATGAAGAAATCTAAAGGCCCTGATGATGATGCAGACGTTAAGAAAGTACCACCATCTCTGATTCTCAGTGTTCTAAACTGGATTGAAGTCGCACAGTCtgatagcaacaacaacaacaagagacgTGCATGCCATCCAAAAGCATCAAAAATCACTAGAAAGCTCAGAATTAAATTGAAGAATCCTTGA